GTATAAACTTTCAAGCATTATTAATAACAAGGCTAGTAATTATTTATACTATAGGCCTACTAGGAACCATATATGATATATGGCTATAACTCCGGTTATTGTTTCAACAGCTTTCAGGATGAGAAAGAAATATGAGCAACTTAGAAATCAATTCATAGTTAGGTTAACTTATAGGCTATAAAGAATTAGTTAAATGTAGGACTGATTTTCACACTATTGGAGACTATGAAGAAAAGGACCTGTTGACAAACTCACTTTTTCAGTGTTTATTTCTACATGTTTTTTTGAAATGACATAAAACGGCTGGTAAATTCGGTTATTCAAACCGCTTTTGCCAGCCGTTTTAGATTTAATGCCGTTGCCGATAAGAGGCATTCTTCTATCGCTTTCTGAAGGCCTCTTTTCTGGATTTTATTCAATTTATGTTCTCGTTTTAAAACTGCGAATGTTCCTTCTGCCCATATCTTCCTAAGCCTCATGACCCTCAGATAATCACTGGTCCCTACTTTTTTGCTATTTCGATAAAAAGAGGGATAATAAGCACTCGCATTGATTCTGACTGTACCGAGATCTGTGGCACAGGCTGAAAAATCCGGGCAGTTTTTACATTGTTTTTTGAACGGCTATATAAACGGTAATAGTTCTGCGTTGACTTTTTATAAATTAATTTCTGAAATGCTAAATATTCTCCCTGTCTACATACAAAGCGATCTGTTTCGTCCTCATAACAGAATCCCTTTTTCATTGCATTGTTCTGATATTCACGTATAGCTGTATAACCTTGGACCCCTAATAACTCCTGCCCTCTGTGTACCGCTCCTATATCATATTCACCATCTAATCCAATTTCCTGATATTTACAAGACTGTCCTTTCAAATGGTCCAGGATAATATCACTTTCCCTCTGG
This window of the Mediterraneibacter butyricigenes genome carries:
- a CDS encoding transposase, which codes for MNASAYYPSFYRNSKKVGTSDYLRVMRLRKIWAEGTFAVLKREHKLNKIQKRGLQKAIEECLLSATALNLKRLAKAV